Proteins co-encoded in one Streptomyces sp. JH34 genomic window:
- a CDS encoding phytanoyl-CoA dioxygenase family protein has translation MPEAALAPPLEEAVQDLYTAGITARRGAFTPQWADVMSEDIETAFAEARGREGGAVGRGPHRYYVEIHPEQLRGFVELVDHPWVRGVCEAVLGPDYRVVELGFDVPLAGAVNQPWHRDFPMPDETRHRRRLTSLAFNLTAVDTREDMGPFEIAPGTQWDDDARFGHAMFPPRDTYARYGGLAERKYPRRGDISARSALTVHRGTANRSTDSRPVLVLGVDAPGAGNDAQHDMAVTRAYWASLPGRVRAHLHCPVVEELTPIVQKHTIEGLVMGDA, from the coding sequence ATGCCCGAAGCCGCCCTCGCCCCGCCCCTCGAAGAGGCCGTCCAGGACCTGTACACGGCAGGCATCACCGCCCGCCGGGGCGCCTTCACCCCGCAGTGGGCCGACGTGATGAGCGAGGACATCGAGACGGCCTTCGCCGAGGCACGCGGCCGGGAGGGCGGGGCCGTGGGCCGGGGGCCCCACCGTTACTACGTCGAGATCCACCCCGAGCAGCTGCGTGGTTTCGTCGAACTCGTGGACCATCCCTGGGTGCGAGGAGTGTGCGAGGCGGTACTGGGACCCGACTACCGCGTCGTCGAGCTGGGCTTCGACGTCCCGTTGGCCGGCGCGGTGAACCAGCCCTGGCACCGGGACTTCCCCATGCCGGACGAGACCCGGCACCGCCGCCGGCTGACGTCCCTCGCGTTCAACCTCACCGCCGTGGACACCCGCGAGGACATGGGCCCCTTCGAGATCGCGCCGGGCACCCAGTGGGACGACGACGCACGCTTCGGCCACGCGATGTTCCCGCCCCGCGACACCTACGCGCGCTACGGGGGGCTGGCCGAGCGCAAGTACCCCCGGCGCGGGGACATCTCGGCCCGCTCCGCGCTGACGGTCCACCGGGGCACGGCCAACCGCTCGACGGACTCCCGGCCGGTCCTCGTGCTGGGCGTCGACGCCCCGGGCGCGGGGAACGACGCCCAGCACGACATGGCCGTCACCCGTGCCTACTGGGCCTCCCTGCCCGGGCGGGTCCGGGCCCATCTGCACTGCCCGGTGGTGGAGGAGCTGACCCCCATCGTCCAGAAGCACACCATCGAGGGCCTGGTCATGGGTGACGCGTGA